The DNA region AATGTTTTCCTTCTCTAAATTATTCTTTAAAACTATACTCTCTAAAAGTTGCTTAACCGCTTTTAGAATGCATTCTCTATTATTCCGCTCTATCTTAATAGCACCCCTTATACCTCTCACCCAGACACCTTTCTCCTCGTTATTGTTCATATTACCCTCCTTAAGCTCTTCAAAAAAGCTCTTATTGCTTGAAGAACCTCCTTTTCCTCTTCTCTTCCCTTTATTAGGCTAACGATGGCACTCCCTACTATCACCCCATCGGCTAATTCCGTCACCCTCTTTGCCTGCTCGGCGTTCGATATGCCAAAGCCAACGCAGATCGGCTTGGGGGTAGCCTTCCTCACCCTTTCCACATAGGAAACCAAATCTTGAGGAAGCTTATCCCTCACCCCGGTCACCCCGGTAAGGGAGACGAGATAGATGAATCCGGAAGATTGGTCTCCGATCCTTCTAATCCTTTCCTCGGAGGTGGTGGGAGCGACGAGATATATCAAATCTATCCCATTAGCGGAGAGAACCTCCTTCAGGGGAAAGCTCTCCTCCAGCGGTAGGTCTGGAACGATCACCCCATCAACCCCCGCCTCCTTAAGCTCCCT from Acidobacteriota bacterium includes:
- the trpA gene encoding tryptophan synthase subunit alpha is translated as FYPSPELFRELLLTADEEGSDFVEIGIPFSDPLADGKMIQHSSHWSLERGFSLPRLLEEVARIKEEVNTSLILMSYLNLIVARGIGKFGRELKEAGVDGVIVPDLPLEESFPLKEVLSANGIDLIYLVAPTTSEERIRRIGDQSSGFIYLVSLTGVTGVRDKLPQDLVSYVERVRKATPKPICVGFGISNAEQAKRVTELADGVIVGSAIVSLIKGREEEKEVLQAIRAFLKSLRRVI